The Phoenix dactylifera cultivar Barhee BC4 chromosome 12, palm_55x_up_171113_PBpolish2nd_filt_p, whole genome shotgun sequence genome has a window encoding:
- the LOC103719742 gene encoding cell division control protein 45 homolog encodes MRELRAESFYSRLHDAASASSSFPLLIFPSASDADSLCALKIVAHVLSSDSIRYSVYPVSSFGDIEKLAGLNLRSSHQPISLLLINWGCHRDLRRILNPGPDARVFVIDSHRPVHLHNLSEQNDRVVVLYTREDEHQADLAYDFDVSALANASDLNSDDVIDENSPSDEDSDGENEEEGDGGNRKRRRVSQGSEEDPVRLFAKLKAEYYKLGTCHGRPSGCLMFELAHSLRKNTNESLWLACVSLTDQFVHERLTNERYQAGVMELEQHINSSGNLDAISSATLKDGTKIQAPENYRIAYDDEPRLMLLREWNLYDSMLCSSYIATKLKTWSDNGLKKLKLLLARMGFPLVDCQKKFQYMNMEAKQKMKDEFERFLPEYGLTELYYRSFLRMHGYCSRVSAADVVYGVTALLETSAVAKDSSTAERFWVAYSALSLHSIDQLRKGIRSAIEIQRAILRQGSSAITKTGYIRSGRKFRWAKLEDPVDTEQLGHPQALTKFCYFLMDALKERGAKMKPLICACLAQDPDKVLIVGVCGKSRLGARQGNSFGVAFRTAAEETGADYFLELFESSWMVLNTVALSSFMIRLTEKL; translated from the coding sequence ATGAGGGAGCTCCGGGCCGAATCCTTTTACTCGCGACTCCATGATGCTGCCTCGGCCTCCTCTTCCTTCCCTCTATTGATATTTCCATCGGCGTCCGATGCCGACTCCCTCTGCGCCCTCAAGATCGTCGCCCATGTCCTCTCGTCCGACTCCATTCGTTACTCGGTGTACCCTGTCTCCTCCTTCGGTGACATCGAAAAGCTTGCGGGCCTTAATCTTCGGTCATCTCATCAGCCCATCTCCCTTCTTCTCATCAACTGGGGCTGCCACCGCGACCTCCGCCGAATCTTGAATCCTGGCCCGGATGCTCGTGTCTTCGTCATAGACAGCCACCGGCCCGTCCACCTCCACAACCTCAGCGAGCAGAATGATCGCGTAGTTGTTCTCTACACTCGGGAGGATGAGCACCAGGCTGATCTTGCGTACGATTTCGATGTCTCCGCTCTGGCTAATGCGTCCGACCTGAACAGCGACGACGTAATCGATGAGAATTCTCCTAGCGATGAAGACAGTGATGGTGAGAATGAagaggagggagatggagggaaTAGGAAACGGCGAAGGGTCTCTCAAGGGTCGGAAGAAGATCCAGTTAGGCTTTTTGCGAAGCTGAAAGCTGAGTACTACAAGCTGGGTACTTGCCATGGAAGGCCTTCTGGTTGTTTGATGTTTGAATTAGCTCATTCCCTAAGAAAGAACACCAATGAGTCACTTTGGCTAGCTTGTGTTTCCCTCACTGATCAGTTTGTGCATGAGAGGCTGACAAATGAGAGGTATCAAGCAGGGGTAATGGAGCTCGAGCAGCATATAAACAGCTCGGGGAATCTGGATGCAATCAGCTCGGCGACGCTCAAGGATGGTACAAAGATCCAGGCACCAGAAAATTATCGAATTGCCTATGACGATGAACCAAGGCTTATGCTATTGAGGGAGTGGAATTTGTACGATTCAATGCTCTGCTCTTCCTACATAGCTACCAAGTTGAAGACTTGGAGCGACAATGGGTTGAAAAAGCTAAAGCTTTTGCTTGCCAGAATGGGTTTCCCTCTTGTGGACTGCCAGAAGAAATTTCAGTACATGAACATGGAAGCGAAGCAGAAAATGAAGGATGAGTTCGAGCGGTTCTTGCCTGAGTATGGGCTGACAGAGCTCTACTACCGTAGCTTCTTAAGAATGCATGGGTATTGCTCGAGAGTGTCAGCTGCTGATGTAGTCTATGGAGTCACGGCATTGCTTGAAACATCTGCGGTAGCTAAAGATTCTTCCACTGCCGAGCGATTTTGGGTTGCTTACTCTGCTTTGTCCTTGCACAGTATTGATCAGCTTAGAAAGGGAATTCGGAGTGCGATTGAGATCCAGAGGGCCATTCTTAGGCAAGGGAGCTCTGCAATAACCAAGACTGGGTATATCAGAAGTGGCAGAAAATTTCGCTGGGCGAAGCTTGAAGACCCGGTGGACACCGAGCAGTTGGGTCATCCTCAGGCTCTTACCAAGTTCTGCTACTTTTTGATGGATGCTTTGAAGGAAAGAGGTGCAAAGATGAAGCCtctgatatgtgcttgcttggcTCAAGACCCCGACAAGGTTCTGATTGTTGGTGTATGTGGCAAATCACGGCTTGGGGCTAGGCAGGGTAACTCATTTGGAGTTGCTTTTAGAACAGCAGCTGAGGAAACTGGAGCTGATTATTTTCTTGAGTTGTTCGAGTCTTCTTGGATGGTTTTGAATACTGTGGCTCtcagttcttttatgataagatTGACGGAGAAGCTCTGA